One segment of Coffea arabica cultivar ET-39 chromosome 7c, Coffea Arabica ET-39 HiFi, whole genome shotgun sequence DNA contains the following:
- the LOC113698375 gene encoding E3 ubiquitin-protein ligase RHA2B → MGALSQFLAHLYTIVTVLFTILILELVILVRSITGNIQESKKKAITTKQYLKLIEEKIPARRYKKTRFIMDDSIECAVCLSLFEEGEFVRKLNCKHIFHKDCLDRWLQQDWATCPLCRTTVLPEEIMMKYRQFLHRQEYEGSDEDLIFLISALHGNYLRRFL, encoded by the coding sequence ATGGGAGCTCTTTCTCAATTCTTAGCTCACCTTTACACCATAGTCACTGTCTTGTTCACCATTTTAATCCTAGAATTAGTAATCCTGGTAAGATCCATCACAGGTAACATCCAAGAATCCAAGAAGAAGGCCATAACCACCAAGCAATACCTCAAattaattgaagaaaaaatcCCGGCTCGCCGGTACAAAAAAACCCGGTTCATCATGGACGATTCCATTGAATGTGCAGTTTGTTTGTCCTTGTTTGAAGAAGGAGAATTCGTCAGGAAGCTGAACTGTAAGCATATTTTCCACAAGGATTGTTTGGACCGGTGGCTACAGCAAGATTGGGCAACATGTCCTCTTTGCCGGACAACAGTCTTGCCTGAAGAAATCATGATGAAATATAGACAGTTCTTGCATCGACAGGAGTATGAAGGAAGTGATGAAGACCTGATTTTCTTGATATCTGCATTACATGGTAATTATCTACGCAGGTTTTTGTAG